In a single window of the Coregonus clupeaformis isolate EN_2021a chromosome 10, ASM2061545v1, whole genome shotgun sequence genome:
- the LOC121575433 gene encoding differentially expressed in FDCP 6 homolog, whose amino-acid sequence MELRADLLKSIWYAFTSLDVERSGKVSKSQLKVLSHNLYTVLNIPHDPVALEDHFRDNDDGPVSNQGYMPYLNKFILDKVVEGTFDKENVDEFCWTLCAKKNYQPKDGVGVLPDKDAFHLWCLFNFLSEDKYPLVLVPEEVEYLLKKISSAMSVELSCVDMEDLISQEAVQQSGITVWAFLDFVNTGRLTRGVEKDAVKMAIDEVYQEIAGNIIKEGYLWKKGHLRRNWNERWFSLQPSTLHYYVSEDRKECKGCIELGHNCCVEVLPEKEGKRCMFCVKTLTKTYEMSAPDTKQRQEWTTAIQTAIRLCVEGKKSLHKDLKLRRREQREERVMRRTAKEEELQSLHLLQGERESKLAELELLQVAQRQAQSALLQEDQKRRQQHVELQRTLQEQLQQAEEARASIQAEMALKEVETERQRRRIWELEETQLRLEDALHQKIRVRQDEEIYRLAQARLLIEEEEKMKALLALQEEQEQYILKTQREKQELRQEMVTKSQALKEAQHQLEKVQASRHRMDQDIAATQRKLRQTSTSFKHWNIQVNRLTHPVGPAERRPSLGSSGVPVVRVPSLRDPGLRMYHQRSKSEKEK is encoded by the exons ATGGAGTTGCGAGCTGACCTGCTGaagtccatctggtatgctttcACCTCTCTGGATGTGGAGAGGAGCGGGAAGGTGTCCAAGTCCCAGCTAAag GTGTTGTCTCATAACCTATACACTGTGCTGAACATCCCACACGACCCTGTGGCTCTAGAGGACCACTTTAGAGACAATGATGATGGGCCGGTGTCCAACCAGGGGTACATGCCCTACCTCAACAAATTCATACTGGACAag GTGGttgagggcacgtttgataaggAGAATGTAGATGAGTTCTGCTGGACTCTCTGTGCCAAAAAGAACTACCAGCCTAAAGATGGCGTGGGTGTTCTGCCTGATAAAGATGCCTTCCATCTTTGGTGCCTCTTCAACTTCCTGTCTGAAGACAAGTATCCACTGGTCCTGGTCCCAGAGGAG GTAGAATATCTCCTGAAGAAGATCTCCTCAGCCATGAGTGTGGAGTTGAGCTGTGTGGACATGGAAGACTTAATCTCCCAGGAGGCTGTGCAGCAGAGCGGCATCACAGTGTGGGCCTTCCTGGACTTTGTCAACACCGGGAGGCTGACCAGAGGTGTGGAGAAGGACGCTGTTAAGATGGCGATAGATGAGGTCTACCAGGAGATAGCGGGCAATATCATAAAAGAG GGGTATTTGTGGAAGAAGGGCCACTTGCGGAGGAACTGGAACGAGCGCTGGTTCTCTCTCCAGCCCAGCACTCTGCATTACTATGTCAGTGAGGACCGCAAGGAGTGTAAAGGCTGTATAGAGCTGGGCCACAACTGCTGTGTGGAG GTGCTGCCAGAGAAGGAGGGGAAGAGGTGTATGTTCTGTGTGAAGACACTCACCAAGACCTACGAGATGAGCGCCCCCGACACCAAGCAGAGACAGGAGTGGACCACAG CGATCCAGACAGCCATCCGTCTGTGTGTGGAGGGGAAGAAGTCCCTGCATAAGGACCTGAAGCTGCGACGCAGGGAGcaaagggaggagagggtgatGAGGCGCACCgccaaggaggaggagctgcaaaGTCTGCACCTTCtccagggggagagggagagcaagctGGCCGAGCTGGAGCtactacag GTTGCACAAAGGCAGGCCCAGTCAGCTCTGCTGCAGGAGGATCAGAAGAGGAGACAGCAACATGTGGAGCTGCAGAGAACCCTACAGGAGCAGCTACAGCAGGCTGAGGAg GCGCGAGCCAGCATTCAGGCAGAAATGGCCCTCAAGGAGGTGGAGACGGAGCGTCAGAGGAGGAGGATCTGGGAGCTGGAGGAGACGCAGCTCCGCCTGGAGGATGCCCTGCACCAGAAGATCAGAGTGAGACAAGACGAGGAAATCTACCGCCTCGCACaggccag GCTgctgatagaggaggaggagaagatgaAGGCCCTGCTGGCCCTCCAGGAGGAACAGGAGCAGTACATCCTGAAGacccagagagagaagcaggagcTCAGGCAGGAGATGGTAACCAAGTCCCAGGCTTTGAAGGAGGCCCAACACCAGCTGGAGAAGGTTCAGGCCAGCCGGCACAGAATGGACCAGGACATTGCG GCTACTCAAAGGAAGCTGCGACAGACCAGCACCAGCTTCAAACACTGGAACATCCAGGTGAACAGACTGACGCATcctgttggaccagcag aGAGAAGACCCTCTCTTGGAAGCTCAGGGGTCCCAGTTGTGCGTGTGCCCTCCCTACGAGACCCGGGCCTACGCATGTACCATCAGAGGAGCAAGAGCGAGAAGGAgaagtga